A genome region from Vibrio tapetis subsp. tapetis includes the following:
- a CDS encoding chemotaxis protein has protein sequence MRCFNKHWIVFLAVLLINGCSVFELKLETDSVPLTKQELNMRILTREYAKSFFTQVEDAAEQLSRQADQSDTAYQSNLLLWQIYALEGMQNSAYQVSPMAGLIDSWVFTLQMDAFFSTEAGQSLFVSGEAKSASHALALQFDSLASKLLSKQSYQSSRTFSHNFAKQHPFTDIWFRRSPAFNDWLTSQGIDESEAVSTLGSMPEALGDVSDRLSLVSEQTPKIMAWKAELIARNSTLSGEKLNQTLDSITQTSYKFQDFVTNNPEYMRYLAQEMSKELQPLIADIDLMTDQKLEKLTQERQAFDSMVSRERVEIAAVVAEQRAMLTQDMDKLSKDVVTLAIQELTELIKSVLIYFILFVLVIFFAPFALGYFVGKKTKESALKK, from the coding sequence ATGCGTTGTTTTAACAAGCATTGGATAGTTTTTTTAGCGGTTCTATTAATCAACGGCTGCTCTGTGTTTGAGTTAAAGCTAGAAACTGACTCAGTGCCTTTAACGAAACAAGAACTCAATATGAGAATTTTGACTCGTGAATATGCGAAGTCGTTTTTTACTCAAGTAGAGGATGCCGCTGAGCAACTTTCTAGACAAGCCGATCAAAGTGATACCGCCTATCAGTCGAACCTGTTGTTATGGCAAATTTACGCGCTCGAGGGTATGCAAAACTCGGCTTATCAAGTTTCGCCAATGGCTGGCTTGATTGATTCATGGGTATTCACCTTGCAGATGGATGCGTTCTTTTCAACCGAAGCTGGTCAAAGCCTGTTCGTCTCGGGGGAAGCAAAGTCTGCATCGCATGCGTTAGCGCTCCAATTTGACTCCTTAGCCAGTAAACTTCTTAGCAAGCAATCGTATCAATCAAGTCGAACATTCAGTCATAACTTTGCAAAGCAGCACCCTTTTACGGATATTTGGTTTCGCCGTTCTCCTGCCTTTAATGACTGGTTAACATCGCAAGGTATTGATGAAAGTGAAGCGGTCTCCACGTTGGGTTCTATGCCCGAAGCTCTGGGGGATGTTTCTGACCGACTGAGTCTTGTTTCTGAACAAACACCGAAAATTATGGCGTGGAAAGCTGAGCTGATCGCCAGAAACAGCACGCTAAGTGGCGAAAAGCTGAATCAAACTTTAGACAGCATCACTCAGACGTCGTATAAATTCCAAGATTTTGTCACCAATAATCCAGAGTATATGAGGTACTTAGCTCAAGAAATGAGTAAGGAGCTGCAACCCTTAATTGCCGACATCGATCTCATGACGGATCAGAAACTCGAAAAGTTAACTCAAGAGAGGCAAGCCTTTGACAGCATGGTATCAAGAGAGCGAGTAGAAATCGCAGCAGTGGTGGCGGAGCAACGAGCGATGCTCACCCAAGACATGGATAAATTGTCAAAAGACGTCGTGACTTTAGCGATTCAAGAGCTTACCGAGCTTATAAAAAGTGTACTCATCTATTTTATCTTATTCGTTTTAGTGATTTTCTTTGCGCCTTTCGCATTGGGGTACTTTGTGGGTAAAAAAACCAAAGAAAGTGCATTGAAAAAGTAG
- a CDS encoding Hpt domain-containing protein, with protein MNKRHLKWYLLIAFLLWGLSATLVLIQHQAVQSQRVSLRVLAGEFENFRSSLATPQDDRMAQLSKLERGIVRISSALQLVNETNNNGLISSDLTQLGYLTDRFKNQASDYISLQLNQRGLSVEIEHQAHHDKQSEALPLYHELGSFLFAAFYAREHSDDVDYLVLESLLTRSKLLTSPDKEKLQALLSLTSSVLAEQAQVTIILTGLLDSTIKNEVSRMDADYAQHESGLLYISIFSGFFAFLVIFVTVLIGQTKKDHSLNNSSNIAPSDTTDPFELNVLQHNQSTRAREPTAQDHPVESQVAEKQISSDTNQAVAAVAPKAMPIKNKPDNKLDIDYMLETFDQDTESVVMVLDVFLADHQNDAEKIKTYFAKDRVMALRAAHSLKGVAGNLGAADLKSTALKLEKMLEECAELPLDLLTELENDLSQVVAEVLVYLKTVK; from the coding sequence ATGAATAAGCGTCATTTGAAGTGGTACCTGCTGATTGCATTTTTACTATGGGGTTTGAGTGCTACTTTGGTGCTGATCCAACATCAAGCTGTGCAATCTCAGCGGGTTTCTTTGAGAGTGTTGGCTGGAGAATTTGAAAATTTTAGAAGCTCGCTAGCGACGCCTCAAGATGATCGAATGGCGCAACTTTCGAAGTTGGAGCGCGGTATAGTAAGAATATCATCCGCTCTTCAATTGGTTAATGAGACTAACAACAACGGGTTGATTTCGAGCGATCTTACTCAATTAGGTTATCTTACCGACCGGTTTAAAAACCAGGCCAGCGACTATATTAGTTTGCAGCTAAACCAACGAGGTTTGTCGGTTGAAATAGAGCATCAGGCTCATCACGATAAACAGTCTGAGGCCTTACCGCTTTATCACGAACTTGGCTCTTTTTTATTCGCGGCCTTTTATGCAAGAGAGCATTCCGATGACGTTGACTATCTCGTCCTTGAATCACTGCTAACTCGTTCAAAATTACTCACCTCTCCCGATAAGGAAAAACTCCAAGCGCTATTGTCGTTGACGTCTTCGGTATTAGCTGAGCAAGCTCAAGTTACAATTATTTTGACTGGTTTGCTGGATAGCACCATAAAAAATGAAGTGAGCAGGATGGATGCTGACTATGCCCAACACGAAAGTGGTTTACTGTATATTTCGATCTTCTCTGGATTTTTTGCTTTCTTAGTTATCTTTGTCACTGTGCTGATTGGTCAGACAAAGAAAGACCATTCGCTAAACAATTCATCGAACATTGCACCGAGTGACACGACAGACCCCTTTGAATTAAACGTGTTGCAACACAATCAATCCACACGGGCACGAGAACCAACAGCGCAAGATCACCCCGTAGAATCCCAAGTTGCAGAAAAACAGATATCGAGTGACACCAACCAGGCCGTAGCTGCCGTAGCACCAAAAGCGATGCCGATTAAGAATAAGCCTGACAACAAATTAGATATCGACTATATGCTCGAAACATTTGATCAAGACACTGAATCCGTTGTCATGGTTTTGGACGTTTTTTTAGCTGACCACCAAAATGATGCCGAAAAAATTAAGACGTATTTTGCAAAAGATCGGGTGATGGCATTGCGTGCTGCGCATAGTCTTAAGGGCGTTGCTGGTAACTTGGGGGCGGCCGACCTTAAAAGCACGGCACTTAAGTTGGAAAAAATGCTGGAAGAGTGTGCTGAGCTTCCACTTGATCTACTCACGGAGCTTGAAAATGACCTGTCTCAGGTTGTGGCTGAGGTATTGGTTTATCTGAAAACCGTTAAGTAG